Proteins co-encoded in one Enterobacter sp. R4-368 genomic window:
- a CDS encoding lactonase family protein, whose protein sequence is MLTARHLLTVSLSLLATSAMAQTQYAWVGTYNPNGEGLYRFTVDPQSGALGNKTLVSPLPNAAQLTVARDGKTLYLASEVEKGAVQALRIGANGELSVLNQVASGGAGPVYLSLTPDGRFLLVANYVSGSIAVLPVKADGSLGEAVDTRQDQGEPGAAKPAAAVEGSFAISDHNGPHAHMIAVDPSGKFVFSTDLGLDRIYQYQFDGKTGALTPNDPPFISASSQGAGPRHFVFTPKGDGLWLINEEASTLTHYALNKTTGTLQPGKTFSALPKEYKGTSFASGLVLSGDGKQLYVANRLHNSIAHFTVKADGSLTHQDDVWTRGDYPRTLTLAENGRWLYVMNQRSDNITRFRVERDGKLQFEPDYTPVGSPSQMVISSHP, encoded by the coding sequence ATGCTTACCGCTCGTCATCTGCTTACCGTTTCACTTTCTCTGCTGGCAACCAGCGCCATGGCACAAACGCAGTACGCCTGGGTCGGAACCTACAACCCGAACGGCGAAGGGCTTTATCGCTTTACCGTTGATCCGCAATCCGGTGCGCTTGGCAATAAAACGCTGGTCAGTCCGTTGCCGAATGCGGCACAGCTAACGGTGGCGCGGGATGGTAAAACCCTCTACCTCGCCAGCGAAGTGGAAAAGGGCGCGGTGCAGGCGCTGCGTATTGGCGCTAACGGCGAGTTAAGTGTGCTGAACCAGGTGGCGTCCGGCGGTGCCGGACCGGTCTATCTGTCGCTGACGCCGGATGGCCGTTTTCTGCTGGTGGCGAACTATGTCAGCGGGTCGATTGCCGTGCTGCCGGTGAAAGCGGATGGTAGCCTCGGCGAAGCGGTGGATACGCGTCAGGATCAGGGCGAACCGGGAGCCGCGAAACCGGCTGCGGCGGTGGAAGGCAGTTTTGCGATTAGCGATCACAATGGTCCGCATGCGCATATGATCGCCGTCGATCCGAGCGGGAAATTCGTCTTTTCCACCGATCTTGGACTGGATCGCATTTATCAGTATCAGTTTGATGGCAAAACGGGCGCGTTAACGCCGAATGATCCACCCTTTATTAGCGCCTCTTCGCAAGGTGCCGGGCCGCGCCACTTTGTGTTCACGCCAAAGGGCGATGGCCTGTGGCTGATCAATGAAGAAGCCTCGACGCTTACACACTATGCGCTGAACAAAACCACCGGCACGTTGCAGCCGGGGAAAACCTTTTCGGCGCTGCCGAAAGAGTATAAAGGCACCAGTTTTGCCTCCGGGCTGGTATTAAGTGGTGACGGTAAACAGCTGTATGTTGCCAACCGGTTGCATAACAGCATCGCGCACTTTACGGTGAAAGCCGATGGTTCGCTAACCCATCAGGATGATGTCTGGACGCGCGGCGATTACCCGCGCACGCTAACGCTGGCGGAGAATGGCCGCTGGCTATACGTGATGAACCAGCGCAGCGATAACATCACCCGTTTTCGCGTGGAACGCGACGGTAAATTGCAGTTTGAGCCGGACTACACGCCGGTAGGCAGCCCATCTCAGATGGTTATTTCATCTCACCCCTAA
- a CDS encoding PRD domain-containing protein, with amino-acid sequence MRFPNQRLAQLFMMLQNETLPQDELAQRLSVSTRTVRADITALNALLLHHGAQFILTRGSGYQLKIDDVTRYQSLQASRPRALRIPRSGPERVHYLVVRFLTSAFSLKLEDLADEWFVSRATLQNDMTEVREWFSRYRLTLETRPRHGMKLFGSEMALRACLTDLLWELAQQNADNPLITEEALNPGVPEALATILHDCFNRHHIRLTDEGDLFIRLYCAVAVRRISEGYPLSEFSAEDGDENVKEAARDISAALQHLAGKPLAAAEEHWLRVHIAGRRVQEIAPSAISADDDEALVNYILGYINTHYNYNLQNDDQLHADLLTHIKTMITRVRYQIMIPNPLLDNIKQHYPMAWDMTLAAVSSWGKYTPYVISENEIGFLVLHIGVGLERHYNVGYQRQPRVLLVCDVGNAMVRMIEAVLSRKYPQIVVTRTVTLREYEQCDGIAEDFVISTARVNEKDKPVVTIAPFPSEYQLEQIGKLVLVDRTRPWMLEKYFDAAHFRIIHGAMDQQTLFNTLCHQLQDEGFVDAEFLDSVVEREAIVSTLLGEGIALPHALGLLAKKTVVYTVLAPQGIAWGDETAHVIFLLAISKSEYEEAMAIYDIFVTFLRERVTARLCACADFASFKSVAMESLSRF; translated from the coding sequence GTGCGATTCCCGAACCAACGTTTGGCGCAACTGTTCATGATGTTGCAAAACGAGACGCTACCGCAGGATGAGCTGGCACAGCGCTTGTCGGTCTCGACGCGTACCGTTCGGGCCGATATCACCGCACTGAACGCTCTGCTGCTGCACCACGGCGCGCAGTTTATTTTGACGCGCGGCAGCGGCTATCAACTGAAAATTGATGACGTCACGCGTTACCAGAGCTTGCAGGCGTCGCGCCCGCGCGCGCTGCGCATTCCGCGTAGCGGGCCGGAGCGGGTGCATTATCTGGTGGTGCGTTTTCTCACCTCCGCCTTCTCGCTCAAGCTGGAAGATCTGGCGGATGAGTGGTTTGTTAGCCGCGCCACGCTGCAAAATGATATGACCGAGGTGCGGGAGTGGTTTTCCCGCTACCGTCTGACGCTGGAAACGCGCCCGCGCCACGGCATGAAACTGTTTGGCAGCGAAATGGCGCTGCGCGCCTGTCTGACGGATCTGTTGTGGGAACTGGCGCAGCAAAATGCCGATAACCCGCTGATCACGGAAGAAGCGCTCAATCCGGGGGTGCCTGAGGCGCTGGCTACTATTCTGCATGACTGTTTTAACCGCCATCATATTCGCCTGACGGATGAGGGCGATCTGTTTATCCGCCTTTACTGCGCGGTGGCGGTTCGCCGCATCAGCGAGGGCTATCCGCTCTCTGAATTCAGCGCCGAAGATGGGGACGAAAATGTCAAAGAGGCGGCGCGGGATATCTCTGCTGCGCTGCAACATCTGGCGGGAAAACCGCTGGCGGCGGCGGAAGAGCACTGGCTGCGGGTGCATATCGCCGGGCGACGCGTGCAGGAGATCGCACCCAGCGCCATCAGCGCCGATGACGACGAAGCGCTGGTCAACTACATCCTTGGCTACATCAACACGCACTATAACTACAACCTGCAAAACGATGACCAGCTACATGCGGATCTGCTCACGCATATCAAAACCATGATCACCCGCGTGCGCTACCAGATAATGATCCCTAACCCGTTGCTGGATAACATTAAACAGCACTACCCCATGGCGTGGGATATGACGCTGGCGGCGGTCTCCAGTTGGGGGAAATACACGCCGTATGTGATCAGCGAAAACGAGATAGGTTTTCTGGTGCTGCATATCGGCGTGGGTCTTGAGCGCCATTACAACGTGGGTTATCAGCGCCAGCCGCGGGTGTTACTGGTGTGCGATGTCGGAAATGCGATGGTGCGGATGATTGAAGCGGTGCTGTCGCGTAAATATCCGCAGATTGTGGTAACACGCACCGTGACGCTGCGTGAGTACGAGCAGTGCGACGGCATCGCGGAAGATTTTGTCATCTCCACCGCGCGGGTAAATGAAAAAGATAAGCCGGTCGTCACCATCGCGCCGTTTCCCAGCGAGTATCAACTGGAGCAGATCGGCAAGCTGGTGCTGGTAGACAGAACGCGGCCGTGGATGCTGGAAAAGTATTTTGATGCCGCGCATTTCCGCATCATTCACGGCGCGATGGATCAACAAACGCTGTTCAACACCTTATGCCATCAGTTGCAGGATGAAGGCTTTGTCGATGCGGAGTTTCTCGATTCGGTGGTCGAGCGCGAAGCGATTGTCAGCACTCTGCTCGGCGAGGGCATTGCGTTGCCGCACGCCCTCGGGCTGCTGGCGAAAAAAACGGTGGTCTACACCGTGCTGGCTCCGCAGGGGATCGCGTGGGGCGATGAAACTGCGCATGTCATCTTCTTGCTGGCGATCAGCAAGAGCGAGTATGAAGAAGCGATGGCTATCTACGATATTTTCGTCACCTTCCTGCGCGAGCGTGTAACGGCGAGGCTCTGTGCCTGCGCGGATTTCGCGTCGTTTAAAAGCGTGGCGATGGAGTCGCTGAGCCGCTTTTGA
- a CDS encoding oxidoreductase — translation MSSVKTLFITGVSSGFGRALAQEALAAGHNVIGTVRNHDAQQAFEALHPHRAFARLLDVTDFAQINDVVAEVESHIGAIDVLVNNAGYGHEGIMEESSLAEMRHQFDVNVFGAAAMMKAVLPGMRQRRSGHIINITSMGGYITMPGIAWYCGSKFALEGISETLGKEVKPFGIHVTAVAPGSFRTEWAGRSMIRTPRAIADYDALFDPIRQAREEKSGKQPGDAVKAARAMLAIIDSDTPPAHLLLGSDALSLVREKLAALAAEIDAWEALTRSTDG, via the coding sequence ATGTCATCTGTAAAAACACTTTTTATCACCGGCGTCAGCAGCGGCTTTGGTCGCGCGCTGGCGCAGGAAGCACTGGCGGCGGGCCACAACGTTATTGGCACAGTGCGCAACCACGACGCGCAGCAGGCATTTGAAGCCCTGCATCCGCATCGGGCGTTTGCCCGCTTGCTTGATGTCACTGATTTTGCGCAAATCAATGACGTAGTCGCAGAGGTTGAATCACACATCGGGGCAATCGACGTGCTGGTAAACAACGCCGGTTACGGCCATGAAGGGATCATGGAAGAGTCCTCGCTTGCAGAGATGCGCCACCAATTCGACGTCAATGTATTTGGTGCCGCAGCCATGATGAAAGCCGTGCTGCCCGGCATGCGCCAGCGCCGCAGCGGGCACATTATCAATATCACCTCGATGGGCGGTTATATCACCATGCCGGGGATCGCCTGGTACTGCGGGAGCAAATTCGCGCTGGAAGGGATCAGCGAAACGCTGGGCAAAGAGGTGAAGCCTTTTGGTATCCACGTCACGGCCGTAGCGCCGGGATCGTTTCGTACCGAGTGGGCCGGACGCTCGATGATCCGCACCCCGCGCGCCATTGCCGATTACGATGCGCTTTTTGATCCGATTCGCCAGGCGCGCGAGGAAAAGAGCGGAAAACAGCCCGGCGATGCCGTCAAAGCGGCTCGCGCCATGCTGGCGATAATAGACAGCGACACGCCGCCCGCGCACCTGCTGCTGGGCAGCGATGCGCTCAGCCTGGTGCGTGAAAAACTGGCGGCACTCGCTGCGGAGATTGACGCATGGGAGGCACTGACCCGCTCTACCGATGGTTAA
- a CDS encoding AraC family transcriptional regulator, producing MSDMIARLMELAPQEGYNLTALADVRILRSDRPLARTPVLYDPGIVIVCQGSKRGYFGQQIYLYDEQHYLAVSVPVPFVMETDASADHPLLAIYMHLDFQVAADVMLQIEQHGFPLLSASPQSMISSPMDETLKTAVLRLLETLGNPLEAAILGPARVRELYFRVLTGAQGNAMRAALALQGQFGKIGKTLRYIHAAYAQPLTLSQLAQQAGMSVPTFHSHFKAITRMPPMQYVKSVRLHQARMLMVRQRLTAAAACYAVGYESPSQFNREFKRLFGLPPAEEVRRMQNSFAVPPAHSASEYISSH from the coding sequence ATGTCAGATATGATCGCCAGGTTAATGGAACTTGCCCCGCAGGAGGGGTACAACCTGACCGCGCTGGCGGATGTGCGCATTTTGCGTTCCGATCGCCCGCTGGCCCGCACGCCGGTGCTGTACGATCCGGGGATCGTGATTGTCTGCCAGGGCAGCAAGCGGGGGTATTTCGGTCAGCAGATCTATCTTTACGACGAACAGCACTACCTGGCGGTATCGGTTCCTGTGCCTTTTGTAATGGAAACGGATGCATCGGCAGACCACCCGCTGCTGGCGATTTACATGCATCTGGATTTTCAGGTTGCCGCAGATGTGATGCTGCAAATTGAACAGCACGGCTTTCCGCTGCTATCCGCTTCGCCGCAAAGCATGATCTCCAGCCCGATGGACGAGACGCTGAAAACAGCGGTGCTGCGTTTACTGGAGACGCTCGGTAACCCGCTTGAGGCGGCAATCCTTGGTCCGGCGCGGGTACGGGAACTCTATTTTCGTGTTTTGACCGGCGCACAAGGCAATGCGATGCGCGCCGCGTTAGCCTTGCAGGGGCAGTTCGGTAAAATTGGCAAAACGCTGCGTTACATTCATGCGGCTTATGCTCAACCCTTAACGCTGTCGCAACTGGCTCAGCAAGCCGGGATGAGCGTGCCAACATTCCACAGTCATTTCAAAGCGATAACCCGCATGCCGCCAATGCAGTATGTGAAATCGGTACGGCTGCACCAGGCGCGGATGTTAATGGTTCGCCAGCGACTCACTGCCGCAGCGGCCTGTTACGCCGTCGGTTACGAAAGCCCGTCACAGTTTAACCGCGAATTCAAACGGCTCTTCGGTTTACCGCCGGCGGAGGAGGTCAGACGTATGCAAAACAGTTTTGCCGTTCCTCCGGCGCATTCAGCGTCGGAATACATATCGTCGCACTGA
- the nrdG gene encoding anaerobic ribonucleoside-triphosphate reductase-activating protein, producing the protein MNYHQYYPVDIVNGPGTRCTLFVSGCVHECPGCYNKSTWRLNSGVPFTEEMEDRIIADLNDTRIKRQGISLSGGDPLHPQNVPDILKLVTRIRAECPGKDIWVWTGYKMDELNAAQREVVGLINVLIDGKFVQDLKDPMLIWRGSSNQVVHHLR; encoded by the coding sequence ATGAATTACCACCAATACTATCCAGTCGACATCGTCAACGGCCCCGGCACCCGCTGCACACTGTTCGTCTCCGGTTGCGTACACGAATGCCCTGGCTGCTACAACAAAAGCACCTGGCGGCTGAACTCCGGCGTGCCGTTTACTGAAGAAATGGAAGATCGGATCATTGCCGATCTCAACGATACGCGCATCAAACGCCAGGGGATTTCGCTCTCCGGCGGCGATCCGCTGCACCCGCAAAACGTGCCGGATATTTTAAAGCTGGTGACCCGCATCCGCGCCGAGTGCCCCGGTAAAGATATCTGGGTGTGGACCGGTTACAAAATGGACGAACTGAACGCCGCGCAGCGGGAGGTGGTCGGGTTGATCAACGTGCTAATCGACGGCAAATTTGTTCAGGATCTGAAAGACCCGATGCTTATCTGGCGTGGCAGCAGCAACCAGGTTGTGCATCACTTGCGTTGA
- the nrdD gene encoding anaerobic ribonucleoside-triphosphate reductase, protein MTPHVMKRDGCKVPFNSERIQEAILRAAKAAGVDDADYCATVAEVISRQMQGRSQVDISEIQTAVENQLMSGPYKQLARAYIEYRHDRDIAREKRGRLNQDIRGLVEQTNSALLNENANKDSKVIPTQRDLLAGIVAKHYARQHLLPRDVVLAHERGEIHYHDLDYSPFFPMFNCMLIDLKGMLTHGFKMGNAEIEPPKSISTATAVTAQIIAQVASHIYGGTTINRIDEVLAPFVSASFEKHRKVASEWNIPDADGYARSRTEKECYDAFQSLEYEVNTLHTANGQTPFVTFGFGLGTSWESRLIQQSILRNRIAGLGKNRKTAVFPKLVFAIRDGLNHKFDDPNYDIKQLALECASKRMYPDILNYDQVVKVTGSFKTPMGCRSFLGVYEENGEQIHDGRNNLGVISLNLPRIALEAKGDEAAFWKLLDSRLQLAKKALMTRIARLEGVKARVAPILYMEGACGVRLKADDDIAPIFKNGRASISLGYIGIHETINALSGNKHIYDSEALRAKGVAIVERLRQAVDQWKEETGYGFSLYSTPSENLCDRFCRIDTADFGVVEGVTDKGYYTNSFHLDVEKKVNPYDKIDFEAPYPPLASGGFICYGEYPNIQHNLRALEDVWDYSYQHVPYYGTNTPIDECYECGFTGEFECTSKGFTCPKCGNHDASRVSVTRRVCGYLGSPDARPFNAGKQEEVKRRVKHLGNGQIG, encoded by the coding sequence ATGACACCGCATGTGATGAAACGAGATGGCTGTAAAGTGCCTTTCAACTCAGAGCGCATACAAGAAGCCATTTTGCGTGCAGCTAAAGCAGCGGGAGTCGATGACGCAGACTATTGCGCCACCGTCGCAGAGGTAATTAGTCGTCAGATGCAGGGCCGATCGCAGGTCGATATTAGCGAAATCCAGACTGCCGTCGAAAACCAGTTGATGTCCGGGCCGTACAAACAACTGGCACGTGCCTACATTGAGTATCGCCACGATCGCGATATCGCCCGTGAAAAACGCGGCCGTCTGAACCAGGATATTCGCGGTCTTGTTGAGCAAACCAACTCGGCGCTGCTCAATGAGAACGCCAACAAAGACAGTAAAGTGATCCCGACTCAGCGCGATCTGCTGGCGGGAATTGTCGCCAAACACTACGCGCGCCAGCATTTGTTGCCGCGCGATGTGGTACTGGCGCACGAACGCGGTGAGATCCACTATCACGATCTCGACTACTCCCCGTTCTTCCCGATGTTCAACTGTATGCTGATCGATCTGAAAGGCATGCTGACCCACGGCTTCAAAATGGGCAACGCGGAGATTGAACCGCCAAAATCGATCTCGACCGCCACGGCGGTTACCGCGCAGATCATCGCCCAGGTCGCCAGCCATATTTATGGCGGCACCACCATCAACCGGATCGATGAAGTGCTGGCACCCTTCGTCAGCGCCAGCTTCGAAAAACACCGCAAAGTCGCCAGCGAGTGGAACATCCCGGATGCCGACGGCTATGCGCGCAGCCGCACCGAGAAAGAGTGTTACGACGCGTTCCAGTCGCTGGAATATGAAGTTAACACCCTGCATACCGCGAACGGCCAGACACCGTTTGTCACCTTCGGTTTCGGGCTGGGCACCAGTTGGGAATCCCGCTTGATCCAGCAGTCGATCCTGCGTAACCGCATAGCAGGTCTGGGTAAAAACCGTAAAACCGCCGTGTTCCCGAAACTGGTGTTCGCCATCCGCGATGGTCTGAATCACAAGTTCGACGATCCGAATTACGACATCAAACAACTGGCGCTGGAGTGCGCGAGCAAGCGCATGTACCCGGATATTCTCAATTACGATCAGGTCGTCAAAGTGACCGGTTCGTTTAAAACGCCGATGGGCTGCCGCAGCTTCCTTGGCGTGTATGAAGAGAATGGCGAACAAATTCATGACGGGCGTAACAACCTCGGCGTCATCAGCCTTAACCTGCCGCGCATCGCGCTGGAAGCGAAAGGCGATGAAGCGGCGTTCTGGAAACTGCTGGACAGCCGCCTGCAACTGGCGAAAAAAGCGCTGATGACCCGCATCGCGCGCCTCGAAGGGGTGAAAGCCCGCGTTGCGCCGATCCTCTATATGGAAGGGGCTTGCGGCGTGCGCCTGAAAGCGGACGACGATATCGCGCCGATCTTTAAAAACGGCCGCGCGTCGATTTCGCTGGGTTATATCGGCATACACGAAACGATCAACGCGCTGTCCGGCAACAAGCATATCTACGACAGCGAAGCACTGCGCGCCAAAGGCGTGGCAATTGTGGAACGCCTGCGCCAGGCGGTGGATCAGTGGAAAGAAGAGACCGGTTACGGTTTTAGCCTTTACAGCACGCCGAGCGAAAACCTGTGTGACCGTTTCTGCCGTATCGATACCGCCGATTTCGGCGTGGTAGAAGGTGTGACCGATAAAGGTTACTACACCAACAGCTTCCACCTTGATGTCGAGAAAAAGGTGAACCCGTACGACAAAATCGATTTCGAAGCGCCGTACCCGCCGTTAGCCAGCGGTGGTTTTATCTGCTACGGCGAGTATCCGAACATTCAGCACAACCTGCGCGCACTGGAAGATGTCTGGGATTACAGCTATCAGCACGTGCCGTATTACGGCACCAACACGCCAATTGATGAGTGTTACGAGTGCGGTTTTACCGGCGAGTTCGAATGCACCAGCAAAGGCTTTACCTGCCCGAAATGCGGTAACCACGACGCGTCCCGCGTCTCCGTTACCCGCCGCGTTTGCGGCTACCTCGGCAGCCCGGACGCGCGTCCGTTCAACGCCGGCAAGCAGGAAGAAGTGAAACGCCGCGTGAAACACCTCGGCAACGGGCAAATCGGTTAA